One Castanea sativa cultivar Marrone di Chiusa Pesio chromosome 4, ASM4071231v1 DNA window includes the following coding sequences:
- the LOC142631404 gene encoding probably inactive leucine-rich repeat receptor-like protein kinase At5g48380 has product MNFRELSEATNNFSTDNAIGLGKMGVMYKAVLPNGSPLAVKRLHGCQSFEKNFICELLALGRLRHDNIIPLLGVCREKTEKLLVYQYISNSNLYDWLHAKEDNDKILEWPLRIKIVIGIARGLAWLHHNQRPTMFELYNTISTLGKRYGITNDSELLRQTEIATASTSNEIVSVEIA; this is encoded by the exons ATGAACTTTCGGGAACTCAGCGAGGCAACTAACAATTTCAGCACAGATAACGCCATTGGGCTAGGAAAGATGGGGGTGATGTACAAAGCAGTGCTTCCAAATGGTTCACCCCTTGCAGTTAAGAGGTTGCATGGTTGTCAATCATTTGAAAAAAACTTCATATGTGAGCTATTGGCATTGGGTAGATTGAGACACGATAACATAATTCCCCTCTTGGGAGTCTGCAGGGAAAAGACAGAAAAACTTCTAGTGTACCAATATATATCGAATAGCAATCTTTATGATTGGCTACATGCAAAGGAAGATAATGATAAGATCTTGGAATGGCCTTTGAGGATTAAAATTGTGATCGGGATAGCAAGAGGCTTGGCATGGCTTCACCACAA TCAAAGGCCAACAATGTTTGAATTGTACAATACAATAAGTACTCTTGGGAAGAGATATGGCATCACAAATGACTCTGAGTTATTGAGGCAAACAGAAATTGCTACTGCAAGTACCTCAAATGAAATTGTTTCGGTAGAAATTGCATAG
- the LOC142631403 gene encoding uncharacterized protein LOC142631403 — MTESTSSASVPTAQPWENSSSPYFLSSGDNPGVSLVVQPLTEENYNTWSRAILISLDAKTKLGFIDGSIPKPQSVNHPYYTAWCKCNSTVLAWLFNSVSKDLQPSIVYFKTARDVWIDLQHRYGQGNGPKIFELRKEISFFTQDDFTINAYYTKFKGLWDEFTNYRTCTCGHQVEDCTMSFLMGLNETYAAVRSQILLMDPIPPLSKVFSLLLQDEKQRKVGSGKSVMHETAAALAALGSKSGGYAKNFNKKAGGRPQCTHCGAMGHVVDKCYKLHGYPPGYKFKSKSHTFASNLVATEDSSNESVSLTRAEYQQLVGLLNSQCHFGTQAPPEASLTTTHQVANIITQPTLGSRLPFGSQGQELSGLTALEDDWVG; from the exons ATGACTGAAAGTACATCCAGTGCAAGTGTTCCTACTGCACAACCTTGGGAAAATTCATCCAGTCCATATTTTCTATCCAGTGGAGATAATCCTGGTGTTTCATTGGTAGTTCAACCCCTTACTGAGGAGAATTACAACACTTGGAGTAGGGCAATCCTCATCTCTTTGGATGCCAAGACCAAATTAGGATTTATTGATGGCTCCATTCCTAAACCTCAATCTGTTAATCACCCCTATTACACAGCCTGGTGTAAATGCAACAGCACAGTCCTAGCCTGGCTGTTTAATTCTGTTTCTAAGGATTTACAACCAAGTATAGTGTATTTCAAGACTGCTAGAGATGTCTGGATTGACTTGCAGCACAGGTATGGGCAGGGCAATGGGCCTAAAATCTTTGAGTTGAGGAAGgaaattagtttttttactCAAGATGATTtcaccataaatgcatactacACAAAATTTAAGGGTCTTTGGGATGAATTTACCAATTATAGGACATGTACTTGTGGACATCAAGTAGAGGATTGTACTATGTCTTTCCTAATGGGGTTAAATGAGACTTATGCAGCTGTCAGAAGTCAGATTCTTCTTATGGATCCTATACCTCCTTTGAGTaaggttttctctcttttacttCAAGATGAGAAGCAAAGAAAGGTTGGTTCTGGTAAGAGTGTTATGCATGAGACAGCAGCTGCATTGGCAGCATTGGGATCCAAATCTGGTGGTTATGCTAAGAATTTCAATAAAAAGGCTGGTGGCAGACCTCAATGCACTCACTGTGGTGCTATGGGACATGTAGTTGATAAGTGTTACAAGCTACATGGTTATCCTCCTGGGTACAAATTCAAGTCTAAGTCTCACACCTTTGCAAGCAATCTAGTTGCAACTGAAGATAGTTCCAATGAATCTGTCTCCCTCACTAGAGCTGAGTATCAACAGTTGGTTGGTTTGCTGAATTCACAATGTCATTTTGGTACTCAAGCCCCACCAGAAGCAAGTTTGACCACTACTCACCAGGTTGCTAATATCATAACTCAGCCTACTCTTGGTTCTCGGCTTCCATTTGGTTCTCAAGGTCAAGAGCTGTCAG GACTTACAGCATTGGAAGATGATTGGGTTGGGTAA
- the LOC142632111 gene encoding probably inactive leucine-rich repeat receptor-like protein kinase At5g48380: MTLNARVFAALFHIFACLFLDILEISNGVQSDIDCLKSIKHSLEDPYGYLNTSWNFNNNTEGFICKFTGVECWHPDENKVLNLRLSDMGLRGQFPRGIKNCTSLTGLDLSNNKLSGPLPFDIYLLVGFLTSLDLSSNNFSGEIPVLLSNCTYLNVLKLDHNRLTGEIPAELSLLARMKQFDVSNNMLSGPVPYFGPNSSITADSYANNAKLCGVPLESCPTPKQSSFKGGFQVGYAVSAVSVITIFMFRSHYVACMNDKRRAKNKNEEADQVNQPPTEGLLLEGSKKNSQLEGKVTRLNFTELSEASNNFSPNNAIGPGKIGVMYKGMLPNGSLLAIKRLHGCQSLEKQFICELLTLGTMRHNNIVPLLGFCRERKEKLLVYQYISNGSLYDWLHVREDNDKILEWPLRIKIAMGIARCLAWLHHKCDFRVVHLNLSSNYILLDSNFEPKISNFGGAKISTFEGAMFMDSNDTDSSNSSFVDHGVWELGFVKKDVYDFGVLLLELITGNELIQIDNYPNSLCESLVDWITHLLTSSYDVYSVIDKSLIGRGFDGEIFQFLRIVCTCLKPSPAQRPTMLELYNTISILGERYGITNDSEILRQSEIATASTSNEIVEVEITKTN; the protein is encoded by the exons ATGACTCTTAATGCCAGAGTATTCGCAGCTCTTTTCCACATATTTGCTTGCTTATTTCTAGATATTCTTGAAATAAGCAATGGCGTACAGAGTGATATCGACTGCTTGAAGTCAATTAAACATTCGCTTGAAGACCCATACGGCTATCTTAATACTTCATGGAACTTCAATAACAACACCGAAGGTTTCATCTGCAAATTTACAGGGGTCGAATGCTGGCACCCCGATGAGAATAAGGTCTTAAATCTCAGACTAAGCGACATGGGGCTCAGGGGCCAGTTCCCTCGGGGCATCAAAAACTGCACTAGTCTAACAGGGTTAGACCTCTCCAATAATAAACTTTCAGGACCCCTCCCATTTGACATATATTTGTTAGTTGGGTTTCTCACAAGCCTCGACCTTTCCAGCAACAATTTTTCTGGTGAAATTCCAGTGCTCTTATCCAATTGCACTTATCTAAATGTCCTTAAACTTGACCACAACCGTCTAACTGGTGAAATCCCTGCAGAATTATCCCTCCTCGCTCGTATGAAACAATTCGATGTTTCTAACAATATGTTGTCAGGGCCTGTCCCTTACTTTGGTCCCAATTCCTCTATTACAGCCGATAGCTATGCTAACAACGCGAAACTTTGTGGAGTGCCTTTGGAATCCTGTCCAACTCCAAAGCAAAGTTCATTCAAAGGTGGGTTTCAAGTTGGTTACGCGGTTTCTGCAGTTTCAGTAATAACTATTTTTATGTTCCGGTCCCATTATGTGGCTTGCATGAATGACAAGCGACGTGCTAAGAACAAGAACGAAGAAGCTGATCAAGTTAACCAGCCGCCAACTGAAGGGCTCCTGCTAGAAGGGAGCAAAAAG AATTCTCAATTGGAAGGAAAAGTTACTAGATTGAACTTTACAGAACTCAGTGAGGCATCTAACAATTTCAGCCCAAACAATGCCATTGGGCCGGGAAAGATTGGGGTGATGTACAAAGGAATGCTTCCAAATGGTTCACTTCTTGCAATTAAGAGGTTACATGGTTGTCAATCATTGGAAAAACAATTCATATGTGAGCTATTGACACTGGGTACAATGAGACACAATAACATAGTTCCCCTTTTGGGATTCTGCAGAGAGAGGAAGGAAAAGCTTCTAGTGTACCAATATATATCGAATGGCAGTCTTTATGATTGGCTACATGTAAGGGAAGACAATGATAAGATCTTGGAATGGCCTTTGAGGATCAAAATTGCCATGGGGATAGCAAGATGCTTAGCATGGCTTCACCATAAGTGCGATTTTCGAGTAGTCCATCTTAACTTGAGTTCAAACTATATCTTACTTGATAGCAATTTTGAGCCCAAGATATCAAATTTTGGAGGGGCAAAAATATCAACTTTTGAAGGGGCAATGTTCATGGATTCAAATGATACTGACTCAAGCAATAGCTCTTTTGTAGACCATGGGGTTTGGGAGTTGGGTTTTGTCAAAAAGGATGTCTATGACTTTGGAGTTTTGCTTCTTGAGTTAATTACAGGGAATGAACTCATTCAAATCGATAATTATCCAAACAGTTTGTGTGAGAGTTTGGTTGATTGGATTACTCATCTTTTGACAAGTTCTTATGACGTCTATAGTGTTATTGATAAATCTTTGATTGGCCGAGGATTTGATGGTGAAATCTTTCAGTTCCTCAGAATTGTATGTACTTGTCTTAAGCCTTCTCCTGCTCAAAGACCAACAATGCTTGAATTGTACAATACAATAAGTATTTTGGGGGAGAGATATGGCATCACCAATGACTCTGAGATACTAAGACAGTCTGAAATTGCTACTGCAAGTACgtcaaatgaaattgttgaggTAGAAATTACCAAAACCAATTGA